Proteins co-encoded in one Bacillus sp. FSL H8-0547 genomic window:
- a CDS encoding TerD family protein yields MNAMLQMGGNTVLSSPKGFVTVSFDRSNTIDISLTAFLLTDTDKVQGDSGIIFYNQPNGPAGVATLLPSENVGNTVIHNLQFDLSKAPAGISKIAITLTEDNHTGFANVRNLKAKVRSGDTVIELTPSSFSKENGIVVLELYVRNGQTKAKSIWRGFDSGLEGLCRNFGVEVEPEEQTVPPKAVKTQPVKEPVKAPPAPEKKIVLEKVKGKINLDKGQKPVMIEKTPEITATVSWKTGTDYDIYALVYTKDGRQVDVAMFGAAGVPPLRKFAGGAVEHMGDVGRNSFSTKTEVIKLRLTNDILAVVPVVYSAQSNGTGSFYRYKVSMSIDNHNGTSVTISAKNANDNDRIYTCVPGILHNTPDGVIISPLELYSLPNSEHRPKLRMGASGMVEVVMDAGPINHYK; encoded by the coding sequence ATGAACGCCATGCTGCAAATGGGCGGAAATACCGTCTTAAGCTCTCCAAAAGGCTTTGTAACGGTGAGTTTTGATCGGTCAAATACGATTGATATTTCGTTAACCGCTTTCCTTTTAACAGATACAGATAAAGTGCAGGGGGACAGCGGGATTATCTTTTACAATCAGCCGAATGGTCCTGCCGGTGTTGCGACGCTGCTTCCGTCTGAGAATGTGGGGAATACGGTCATACATAACCTTCAGTTTGATTTGAGCAAAGCGCCTGCCGGAATCAGCAAGATTGCCATTACGCTGACAGAGGATAACCACACGGGGTTTGCGAATGTGCGGAATTTAAAAGCCAAGGTGCGTTCAGGTGATACGGTGATCGAGCTAACGCCGTCCAGCTTTTCAAAGGAAAATGGGATCGTGGTGCTGGAGCTGTATGTGAGGAACGGCCAGACGAAGGCGAAGTCCATCTGGCGCGGGTTTGATTCGGGCCTTGAAGGACTGTGCAGGAATTTCGGTGTGGAAGTGGAGCCGGAGGAGCAAACTGTGCCTCCAAAAGCTGTTAAAACTCAGCCCGTCAAAGAACCTGTAAAGGCGCCGCCTGCTCCTGAGAAGAAAATCGTTCTTGAAAAGGTAAAGGGCAAGATCAATCTCGACAAAGGCCAGAAGCCGGTCATGATTGAAAAGACGCCGGAAATTACGGCTACGGTGTCCTGGAAGACGGGGACGGATTATGATATCTATGCGCTCGTTTACACGAAGGACGGCAGGCAGGTCGATGTCGCGATGTTTGGAGCTGCAGGGGTCCCTCCGCTCAGAAAGTTCGCAGGCGGAGCTGTGGAGCATATGGGAGATGTCGGGCGCAACAGCTTTTCAACGAAGACAGAGGTGATTAAACTAAGGCTGACAAACGACATCCTTGCCGTCGTGCCAGTCGTTTATTCTGCCCAGTCCAACGGAACCGGTTCTTTCTACAGATACAAGGTGTCGATGAGCATCGACAACCATAACGGGACCTCCGTTACGATTTCCGCCAAGAATGCCAATGACAACGACAGGATTTATACGTGCGTACCGGGTATTCTGCACAATACACCTGATGGCGTGATTATCAGTCCGCTGGAGCTTTACAGCTTGCCAAACTCAGAGCACAGGCCCAAGCTTAGAATGGGTGCATCCGGTATGGTCGAAGTTGTTATGGATGCCGGGCCGATTAATCATTATAAATAG
- a CDS encoding Fe(3+) ABC transporter substrate-binding protein has translation MKKFSLMISFMLVLVLALTGCVSSTDKNNEQKESAGKEKTEESGEVNVYTSRHYEADQELYKKFEEETGIKVNVVEGEGDELMERLSMEGEATEADVYITADAGNLYQAKDRELLQAVESDVLAENIPEKLRDADNQWFGLTKRARVIVYAKDRVKPEELSTYEALTEPEWKDRVVVRSSENMYNMSLLASFIDVMGADKAKEWAAGIKGNMARDPEGGDRDQAKAVVAGEADVAIMNTYYLGVMANGEDEEERKVAENVGVFFPNQDTTGTHINVSGAGVTKNAKNKENAVKFIEFLSSEEAQGQFAEANYEYPVNKNVEPSEFLKSWGDFKEQDVNLSVLGENQQEAIRIFNEVGWK, from the coding sequence GTGAAAAAGTTCAGTCTTATGATCAGTTTCATGCTTGTACTGGTACTGGCCTTAACTGGCTGCGTGAGCAGTACGGACAAAAATAATGAGCAAAAAGAATCGGCAGGTAAAGAAAAAACGGAAGAATCCGGTGAAGTGAACGTTTATACAAGCCGTCATTATGAGGCAGATCAGGAGCTTTATAAGAAGTTCGAAGAAGAAACAGGCATTAAAGTCAATGTTGTTGAAGGCGAAGGCGATGAGCTGATGGAGCGCCTGAGCATGGAAGGTGAAGCAACGGAAGCGGATGTCTACATCACGGCAGATGCCGGAAACCTTTATCAGGCAAAGGACCGCGAGTTGCTTCAGGCTGTTGAGAGCGACGTTCTTGCTGAAAACATCCCTGAAAAACTTCGTGATGCTGACAATCAGTGGTTTGGTTTAACAAAGCGTGCACGTGTCATTGTGTATGCGAAGGACCGCGTGAAACCGGAAGAGCTGTCAACGTATGAGGCTTTAACAGAGCCTGAATGGAAGGACCGCGTAGTCGTGAGATCTTCTGAGAATATGTACAATATGTCCCTTTTAGCATCATTCATTGATGTGATGGGTGCTGATAAAGCGAAGGAATGGGCTGCAGGCATCAAAGGAAACATGGCCCGTGATCCTGAGGGAGGCGACCGTGATCAGGCTAAAGCAGTAGTGGCCGGTGAAGCGGATGTTGCAATCATGAACACGTACTACTTAGGCGTTATGGCAAATGGTGAAGATGAAGAAGAACGCAAAGTTGCTGAAAACGTAGGTGTGTTCTTCCCTAACCAAGATACAACAGGTACACATATTAATGTAAGCGGCGCAGGTGTTACGAAGAACGCTAAAAACAAAGAAAATGCTGTGAAGTTCATTGAATTCCTGAGCAGCGAAGAAGCACAGGGCCAATTTGCGGAAGCAAACTATGAATATCCTGTAAACAAAAACGTTGAGCCTTCTGAGTTCCTTAAATCATGGGGTGATTTCAAGGAGCAGGATGTGAATCTTTCTGTCCTTGGAGAAAACCAGCAGGAAGCCATTCGCATTTTCAACGAAGTAGGCTGGAAATAA
- a CDS encoding iron ABC transporter permease: MKSFHWSRVRHKGWALASLLLIAIIFIPNIIIAVKFLTEPNENWLHIREYLLKDYLQNSVIIVFFTALTTMLIGTSLAWLITIYQFPLRNFLKWALILPLAIPPYIAAYTFHGMLNYTGIIQTTLRNSFDVQVNQSYFDMMSLPGAVFVFTVTLFPYVYAITRSFFQNLSASVLENARLLGGNDIDAFFRVALPISRAAIVGSVTLVVLEVLNDYGVTSYFGIQTVSTAIFKTWYGMMDLDSALKLAGTLMILVMIVLVMERVLRGRKKFYDPSSKVRPIQPKVLTGAKAWWVFAYCFGIFTLTFIIPLLQLLQWAFRTYEKVFNAEFLVLAKNSVFVAGIASCLIIVIALIISNYTRLQPGLGTKFISRVTTLGYSIPGAAIAIAIITIFISLDQFIVSFLAQFELKPEFVLRTTLVMLIFAYVIRFLAIGFNNIEAGFEKIGNRYSETSNVLGASTLKTFFRIDLPLLRGAAVSGFILVFVDILKELPLTLFLQPFNFATLATQAFKYANDERVQEASVASLIIILISALCIFLFHRVLDKEAK; encoded by the coding sequence GTGAAGAGTTTCCATTGGTCAAGAGTTCGCCACAAGGGATGGGCACTGGCAAGCTTACTTTTAATCGCAATCATTTTCATACCAAATATTATTATCGCCGTAAAATTCTTGACGGAACCTAACGAAAACTGGCTGCATATCCGGGAGTATTTGTTAAAGGATTACTTGCAAAATTCAGTGATCATCGTCTTTTTTACCGCCTTGACGACCATGCTGATCGGAACAAGCCTTGCTTGGCTGATTACGATCTACCAATTTCCGCTCCGGAATTTTCTGAAGTGGGCATTGATTTTGCCGCTTGCGATTCCGCCTTATATCGCTGCCTACACATTTCACGGCATGCTGAACTATACAGGAATCATCCAGACTACTTTGCGGAATTCGTTTGATGTACAGGTTAACCAGTCTTATTTTGATATGATGAGCCTTCCGGGGGCAGTATTCGTTTTCACCGTGACTTTATTTCCATACGTTTATGCCATCACGAGAAGCTTTTTTCAGAATTTGTCGGCGTCGGTGCTGGAAAATGCCCGCCTGCTTGGCGGAAACGACATCGATGCTTTTTTCCGTGTTGCGCTGCCGATTTCAAGAGCAGCCATCGTGGGCAGTGTTACACTCGTTGTCCTTGAGGTGCTGAACGATTACGGGGTGACCAGCTACTTCGGCATTCAGACGGTGAGTACCGCCATTTTTAAAACGTGGTACGGGATGATGGACCTTGATTCGGCACTGAAGCTTGCCGGCACGCTGATGATCCTCGTCATGATTGTGCTGGTGATGGAACGGGTTCTTAGAGGAAGGAAGAAATTTTACGATCCTTCATCAAAGGTCCGGCCGATTCAGCCAAAAGTACTTACTGGCGCGAAAGCATGGTGGGTTTTCGCCTATTGCTTCGGCATTTTCACCCTGACGTTCATCATTCCCCTGCTTCAGCTGCTACAGTGGGCATTCAGGACATATGAGAAGGTGTTCAATGCAGAATTTCTTGTGCTGGCGAAAAATTCCGTGTTCGTTGCGGGAATCGCATCCTGCCTGATTATCGTGATTGCGCTGATTATCTCGAATTACACCCGCCTGCAGCCCGGGCTTGGAACGAAATTTATTTCACGGGTGACGACGCTCGGCTATTCCATACCTGGTGCGGCTATCGCCATTGCCATCATCACGATTTTCATCTCGCTTGATCAGTTCATTGTATCGTTTTTGGCCCAGTTTGAACTGAAGCCTGAGTTTGTGCTCAGGACGACACTGGTTATGCTGATTTTCGCGTATGTGATCAGGTTTCTGGCAATCGGCTTTAACAACATCGAGGCCGGATTTGAGAAAATCGGAAACCGGTATTCGGAAACATCTAATGTGCTCGGAGCTTCAACGTTAAAAACATTTTTCCGCATCGACCTCCCCCTGCTGCGCGGCGCGGCCGTCAGCGGATTTATTCTGGTGTTTGTGGACATTTTAAAAGAACTGCCGTTAACGTTGTTCCTGCAGCCGTTTAACTTTGCAACTCTTGCGACACAGGCGTTTAAATATGCGAATGATGAGCGTGTTCAGGAGGCTTCCGTTGCTTCTCTGATCATTATCCTCATCAGCGCACTGTGCATCTTTCTTTTTCACCGCGTACTTGATAAGGAGGCAAAATGA
- a CDS encoding ABC transporter ATP-binding protein, producing MYIQIKDLQFQYKHANRNTLERVQIEIERGEIISILGKSGSGKSTLLRIIAGLENPSGGSLEVNGETMFDPATFVAPEKRGIGVVFQDYALFPHMTVGQNIQYGLRKMSRKKKQERVEEMLELVNMAEYRQRYPYELSGGQQQRVALARALAPAPSLLLLDEPFSNLDADLQEKIRVELKDVLKKTGITSILVTHDVADAEALADRIFYMNEGILADHARELAGVNG from the coding sequence ATGTATATCCAGATCAAAGACCTGCAGTTTCAGTATAAACATGCAAACCGCAATACGCTTGAACGCGTTCAGATTGAAATCGAACGAGGAGAGATCATATCGATTCTCGGGAAAAGCGGGAGCGGCAAGAGCACGCTTCTGCGCATTATAGCCGGGCTTGAAAATCCTTCCGGGGGCAGCCTTGAGGTGAACGGGGAGACCATGTTTGACCCTGCAACCTTTGTTGCGCCGGAGAAGCGCGGAATCGGTGTGGTGTTTCAGGATTACGCCCTGTTCCCCCATATGACCGTCGGCCAAAACATTCAGTACGGACTGCGGAAAATGAGCAGAAAGAAAAAGCAGGAACGTGTGGAGGAAATGCTGGAGCTTGTGAATATGGCAGAATACAGACAGCGCTATCCCTACGAGCTGAGCGGAGGACAGCAGCAGCGGGTGGCCCTTGCAAGAGCGCTTGCGCCTGCACCGTCCCTCCTTCTGCTCGATGAACCGTTCAGTAACCTGGATGCCGACCTTCAGGAAAAAATCCGCGTTGAACTGAAGGATGTGCTGAAGAAGACGGGCATCACCTCTATTCTTGTCACGCATGACGTTGCTGATGCTGAAGCCCTTGCTGACCGCATCTTCTACATGAACGAGGGTATCCTCGCAGATCATGCCCGCGAACTTGCGGGAGTTAACGGATAA
- a CDS encoding MFS transporter, whose amino-acid sequence MDEIRKLKMATYHLFTFTISKLISTFGAQVYAFAISFHILQITGSATSFAANLLCNILPRTLISPFAGYVADKYSRKKIVILAQISTTLAISGLLYVSLTHGLSLTAIYITTSILAIASTFSSVTFSSSITGLVDEARIQRAMSLNQMAMSFAAIGSPAAGGLLYGAVSMETFLMIYIAASIIAVLLESTMNFTLFAKRKTEGKTKESMWQSMKAGVSYLKTKQVLMTMIWLCLIVNFLFGAFEVGYSYVLIEKLNLASQHFGFTQGAFAAGMLVLSIYFSVRKEVKYPFLVSKRGILAIGFILGATALPLMIDLSYWAIFTFYMILMFSFGAMIILINTPIQVMMQKMIEDDYKGRVFSLIETMAMALMPLGMILFGFLYDAVPGQYILLASAAILLGVVVTLARPSVVRKVHPELEGERKIMSEAGSAV is encoded by the coding sequence ATGGATGAAATAAGAAAATTAAAAATGGCAACCTACCATTTGTTCACCTTCACCATCAGCAAGCTCATCTCAACATTCGGCGCACAGGTGTATGCCTTTGCGATCAGCTTCCACATCCTGCAGATCACGGGATCGGCCACAAGCTTTGCCGCAAACCTGCTCTGCAACATTCTGCCTCGGACGCTGATTTCACCCTTTGCAGGCTACGTCGCAGACAAATACTCACGGAAAAAAATCGTCATCCTCGCACAGATCTCGACCACCCTTGCCATCAGCGGACTTCTTTACGTCAGCCTGACACACGGACTTTCATTGACCGCCATCTACATCACAACCAGCATCCTTGCCATCGCATCCACCTTTTCTTCCGTCACGTTCTCGTCCTCCATCACCGGCTTAGTCGACGAAGCACGCATCCAGCGGGCCATGTCACTGAACCAGATGGCCATGTCCTTCGCAGCAATCGGCAGCCCGGCAGCCGGCGGATTGTTATATGGAGCCGTTTCAATGGAGACCTTTCTGATGATCTACATCGCCGCTTCCATCATAGCCGTACTTCTTGAATCCACCATGAATTTCACCCTTTTTGCAAAGCGCAAAACCGAAGGAAAGACCAAAGAATCCATGTGGCAGAGCATGAAAGCAGGCGTAAGCTATTTGAAAACGAAACAGGTTCTCATGACCATGATCTGGCTCTGCCTCATCGTCAATTTCTTGTTCGGTGCCTTTGAGGTAGGCTACTCCTACGTCCTGATCGAAAAGCTGAACCTTGCCTCCCAGCATTTCGGATTTACCCAGGGAGCCTTCGCTGCCGGCATGCTCGTCCTATCGATCTACTTCTCAGTCCGAAAAGAAGTCAAGTACCCGTTTCTCGTCTCAAAACGCGGCATACTCGCCATCGGCTTCATCCTCGGAGCCACCGCGCTGCCGCTCATGATTGATTTATCCTACTGGGCCATCTTCACCTTTTATATGATTCTCATGTTCAGCTTCGGCGCCATGATTATCCTAATCAACACACCGATACAGGTCATGATGCAGAAAATGATCGAAGACGACTACAAAGGCCGCGTCTTCTCCCTTATTGAAACAATGGCCATGGCCCTCATGCCGCTCGGAATGATTCTATTCGGATTCCTGTACGACGCCGTACCGGGCCAGTACATCCTGCTTGCCTCGGCAGCAATTCTGCTCGGAGTGGTTGTTACCTTGGCAAGGCCGAGCGTGGTTAGGAAGGTGCACCCGGAGCTGGAAGGGGAAAGAAAGATAATGTCTGAGGCTGGATCAGCAGTATAA
- a CDS encoding helix-turn-helix transcriptional regulator codes for MIGERIRKLRKQKKLTLAELAGSELTKGMLSLIENNKANPSMESLAYIAKRLEVDVSQLVNEVNVVELREVLDEAEELFNLDIEEIPDKYETLVRLIEPHISKLQQGYEAARLLDIYGQSLHRTDKEWKIPIAKASALYEEMNLAQKRANIGVFRANVRFRQHHYGEALEVLLTERSRIEKKAAYIDAMTRLELDYHEAIFYFAVGDTLSAKRVMDAAIAYSKENKTFYLIDDLYRLAGAAAMMSEDAELHDYYLAKLKQYADFSEDEGSLLSYQLFHIESLISVKRDYEAALKIINPQLEKSESVVRFKEWFLLEKGKALHGLGEYEEAIRYFDQAQLPSHHHHPFDLSQFYLKDTYKAHCYKELGDQQKALISARTAVEQFEAMPDSPYKEFSRRTYEELLGS; via the coding sequence ATGATTGGCGAACGAATACGAAAGCTGCGGAAGCAGAAAAAACTGACACTTGCGGAGCTTGCGGGATCCGAACTTACGAAAGGGATGCTCAGCCTGATTGAGAACAATAAAGCGAATCCATCCATGGAAAGCCTGGCCTATATCGCGAAGCGGCTTGAGGTGGATGTGTCCCAGCTTGTTAATGAAGTGAATGTGGTTGAGCTGAGAGAAGTGCTTGATGAGGCAGAGGAGTTATTCAATCTGGATATAGAAGAGATACCTGATAAATATGAAACACTCGTTCGTCTGATAGAGCCGCATATTTCTAAGCTGCAGCAGGGATATGAAGCGGCAAGACTTCTTGATATCTACGGGCAAAGTTTGCACCGGACCGATAAGGAATGGAAGATTCCAATAGCTAAAGCCTCTGCATTGTATGAGGAAATGAACCTTGCACAGAAGCGGGCGAATATTGGGGTCTTCCGTGCCAATGTCCGCTTCAGACAGCATCATTATGGAGAAGCGCTGGAAGTTCTTCTCACTGAGCGGAGCAGGATTGAAAAGAAGGCGGCTTACATTGATGCAATGACTCGGCTGGAGCTGGATTACCACGAGGCCATCTTTTATTTTGCAGTCGGCGATACCTTGTCTGCAAAACGAGTAATGGATGCAGCAATCGCCTATTCGAAGGAAAACAAAACCTTTTACTTAATAGATGATTTGTACCGTCTTGCGGGTGCAGCTGCCATGATGTCTGAAGATGCAGAGCTTCACGACTATTACTTAGCGAAACTAAAGCAATATGCTGATTTTTCCGAAGATGAGGGATCCCTGCTCAGCTATCAACTGTTCCATATTGAATCTCTTATATCGGTCAAACGCGATTACGAGGCTGCTCTTAAAATCATTAATCCGCAGTTGGAGAAATCCGAATCTGTCGTCAGGTTCAAAGAGTGGTTCCTCCTTGAAAAAGGGAAAGCCCTGCACGGACTCGGGGAATATGAGGAGGCCATAAGGTATTTTGATCAAGCACAATTACCATCCCACCACCATCATCCGTTTGATCTGTCACAGTTTTACCTGAAAGATACGTATAAAGCCCACTGCTATAAGGAGCTTGGAGATCAGCAAAAAGCACTGATATCCGCGAGAACTGCGGTGGAACAGTTTGAGGCGATGCCGGATTCGCCGTATAAGGAGTTCAGCAGAAGGACGTATGAGGAGCTTTTGGGAAGCTAA
- a CDS encoding ABC transporter ATP-binding protein, which translates to MKPALTFKSEQITAGYENNLILHDVSLSIPSNKISIMIGANGCGKSTLLKTMARLIKPVSGQVTLNGKPISKIPPKQLARVLGLLPQSPIVPEGITVADLVGRGRYPHQTFLKGWTKKDYEAVAEAMEIMNITEFADRSIDELSGGQRQRVWIAMALAQQTDILFLDEPTTYLDITYQIEILDLLTDLNRKHGTTIVMVLHDINLSARYADHIFALQQGRLVAEGTPSEVITSTLIKDIFGLNCTVIPDPVSGSPSVVPIGRHHVKRECSVY; encoded by the coding sequence ATGAAACCGGCACTTACCTTTAAATCCGAACAAATCACGGCTGGATACGAGAACAACCTCATCCTTCATGATGTCAGCCTCTCGATTCCAAGCAATAAAATCAGCATCATGATCGGAGCAAACGGCTGCGGAAAATCCACCCTGCTCAAAACGATGGCAAGGCTCATTAAACCCGTTTCCGGGCAAGTCACTCTTAACGGAAAACCCATCAGCAAGATCCCGCCAAAACAGCTTGCAAGAGTGCTCGGGCTATTGCCCCAATCCCCGATCGTCCCTGAGGGGATAACTGTTGCTGACCTGGTAGGACGCGGAAGGTACCCTCATCAGACGTTTCTGAAAGGCTGGACAAAAAAGGACTATGAAGCGGTCGCCGAAGCCATGGAAATCATGAACATCACAGAATTTGCCGACCGCAGCATCGACGAGCTTTCAGGCGGCCAAAGACAGCGTGTCTGGATAGCCATGGCTCTCGCGCAGCAAACGGACATCCTGTTTCTCGACGAACCGACAACCTATCTGGATATCACCTATCAGATCGAAATTCTTGATCTGCTGACAGACCTGAACAGGAAGCACGGCACGACCATCGTCATGGTCCTTCATGACATCAACCTGTCCGCCCGCTATGCAGACCACATCTTTGCCCTTCAGCAGGGACGGCTTGTCGCGGAAGGCACACCTTCAGAGGTCATCACAAGCACATTGATCAAAGACATCTTCGGCCTCAACTGCACCGTCATACCGGACCCGGTCTCGGGCTCTCCGTCTGTGGTGCCGATTGGAAGACATCATGTGAAGAGGGAATGCAGTGTGTATTGA
- a CDS encoding iron chelate uptake ABC transporter family permease subunit, with translation MMNDTINLIMTGRKKRRLRFILVTSLLAVIAFALCCAMLMLGNTIYPVQDVIRVLLGEKVQGATFTVGTLRFPRMIAGLFAGFAFGAAGAVFQTMLRNPLANPNVIGITAGSSAAAVFCIVVLHASNTLVSIASIFGGLAAVLVIFLLSKGSSFSIGRLILIGIGIQAMLDALISYLLLIGQEHDIPTAMRWLSGSLNGSKMETLYPLIIAVLVFTPVLIGLGKRLDMLELGEEAASSLGVNTDQTRLTLIISSVLMIALATAATGPIAFVAFLSGPIAKRLTGAGFSPIIPAGLTGIILVLASDLVGQFAFTARYPVGVITGILGAPYLIYLLIRMNRKGDL, from the coding sequence ATGATGAACGATACGATCAACCTTATTATGACAGGCAGAAAAAAGAGACGGCTCCGGTTTATCCTCGTGACTTCCCTTCTGGCAGTCATTGCGTTTGCCCTTTGCTGCGCCATGCTCATGCTCGGGAATACGATTTATCCCGTTCAGGATGTCATCCGTGTCCTGCTGGGGGAAAAAGTACAAGGAGCCACATTTACAGTAGGCACACTCCGGTTTCCGAGAATGATTGCAGGCTTGTTTGCCGGTTTTGCTTTTGGCGCTGCAGGAGCAGTCTTCCAGACGATGCTGCGAAACCCGCTGGCGAACCCGAATGTCATCGGGATAACAGCCGGCTCAAGTGCAGCCGCCGTTTTTTGCATCGTTGTCCTTCATGCAAGCAATACTCTCGTTTCCATTGCTTCTATTTTTGGCGGCCTTGCCGCAGTACTCGTTATTTTCCTGTTATCAAAAGGATCCTCTTTTTCAATCGGCCGGCTGATCTTGATCGGCATCGGCATTCAGGCCATGCTTGATGCCCTGATTTCTTACCTGCTGCTAATCGGACAGGAACACGACATTCCAACAGCCATGAGGTGGCTGAGCGGAAGCCTGAACGGATCGAAGATGGAGACCCTCTATCCTCTGATCATCGCAGTTCTGGTTTTCACTCCCGTTCTCATTGGACTCGGAAAGCGTCTCGACATGCTTGAGCTCGGGGAGGAGGCAGCCTCATCTTTAGGTGTAAATACTGATCAAACACGACTGACCCTGATTATCAGCTCTGTCCTAATGATTGCACTTGCTACCGCTGCAACAGGACCGATCGCGTTTGTCGCATTCCTTTCCGGACCGATCGCAAAAAGACTGACAGGTGCCGGATTTTCACCGATTATTCCGGCAGGTCTTACAGGCATCATCCTTGTGCTCGCATCTGACCTTGTTGGACAGTTTGCCTTTACTGCCAGGTACCCAGTCGGCGTCATCACCGGCATCCTTGGAGCGCCATACTTAATTTACCTGCTGATCCGAATGAACCGGAAAGGAGATTTATAA
- a CDS encoding iron ABC transporter permease: protein MMNQSVTEKKQLMVPRHFIKVLIFSLILLGLCTAASLMFGSRTVGWKELMDGLFHPDVQSHGANVVRQRIARTVFSLMCGAALGISGALMQSVTRNPIADPSILGVNTGAALFVVCGITFLNISTAGHYIWLALAGAIITAIFVFGIGSMGSGGATPLKLVLAGAATSAALSSLVMAIMIPRSSVMDQFRYWQVGSVGAGNWDSISLFVPFLLTGVLIAVLSAPALNALALGDEAASGLGVRTGTLRLFAAFGGVLLCGAATALAGPIGFIGLLSTHVIRLVIGPDLRYVIPMSALSGAIILTISDVCGRLAGRPGELEVGVVTAFIGAPILILLTMKAKMRAL, encoded by the coding sequence ATGATGAACCAGTCCGTTACAGAAAAGAAGCAGCTGATGGTACCCAGACATTTCATAAAGGTTTTGATTTTTTCCCTCATTTTGCTCGGCTTATGCACAGCGGCTTCTCTTATGTTCGGGTCCCGTACGGTTGGATGGAAGGAACTCATGGACGGTCTGTTCCATCCTGACGTACAGTCCCACGGAGCAAATGTTGTCCGCCAGAGAATTGCACGGACGGTATTCAGCCTCATGTGCGGCGCGGCACTTGGCATCTCAGGCGCCCTCATGCAGTCTGTCACGCGCAATCCGATTGCAGATCCGAGCATTTTGGGAGTAAACACAGGGGCGGCACTCTTTGTCGTCTGCGGCATTACCTTTTTAAATATCAGTACGGCAGGCCACTATATCTGGCTTGCACTTGCGGGGGCAATCATAACGGCCATTTTTGTATTCGGAATCGGTTCAATGGGGAGTGGCGGAGCCACGCCCCTTAAACTCGTTTTAGCGGGTGCGGCCACAAGTGCAGCCTTATCATCGCTTGTGATGGCCATCATGATTCCCCGTTCAAGCGTCATGGATCAATTCCGTTATTGGCAGGTAGGGAGCGTCGGGGCAGGGAACTGGGATTCTATCTCTCTGTTTGTTCCGTTTCTTCTTACCGGAGTTCTGATTGCCGTCTTGTCGGCACCTGCGCTGAATGCACTTGCTTTAGGCGATGAAGCTGCCTCAGGTTTAGGCGTACGCACAGGCACGCTCAGGCTGTTTGCTGCTTTTGGCGGCGTCCTGCTGTGCGGGGCAGCAACGGCGCTGGCAGGTCCGATCGGCTTTATCGGTTTACTTTCCACTCACGTAATACGGCTCGTCATCGGTCCTGATTTGCGGTATGTCATTCCGATGTCCGCACTTTCAGGGGCCATTATTTTAACGATATCCGATGTGTGCGGAAGGCTTGCCGGAAGACCCGGCGAGCTTGAAGTTGGCGTCGTGACAGCCTTTATCGGGGCTCCCATCTTAATTCTACTAACTATGAAAGCGAAAATGCGTGCCTTATGA